The sequence TTGATGATTTCAATTATGCAATTCTTAAGCAAACTccttcgtttttgcctttctcatatagaaaggttaagcAATCACTTACACATTTGTGACTACTTAGTAATTGATACTACATCCAAAGAGTATAACTCTTAACCCGAAAAAGACAttaaacgtgccacttgagccaattagttctgaaacCTCTTTTCAGAAGTGGAGAAAAAATAAGATGCCTAAATTCaccaagaagaaattctttctatACTTACGgtgtaaaaaaattcaactaaatgtgaaaaatgtAGTAGAATCACATTCAGTGAGAAACGAAACTCACCCGAGTGTCACTCAAGGAGTCAAGTAGTTTAAAAGTGCGAAAGAATTGGGAAATAATATTAGATTCTAAAATTACTTTCGTTGGCCATTATAACACAATCACAAACAAAGCCACTCGTAAATTGAGAAGTTGATTTCCTCTACTGTTCTATAAAGCCTGCTTGTTTATGTGAtcctttaaggatatttcacaaaatgccatatcctatctgacgtcgcGGTCTTTAACGAGTGACGCCCGACTACTGGCCGCCGCAGAAAtagaactgttaggcggaaatTAcgcttcaatttgaactgctttaagcactgatgagtcgaaggcgaaatGAAATACTAAAAACCCCTATATGTTCGAAAAATGAGATATGTCATGTATTTTTCATTACATACAGCGAGTATTCGTTACTTCACTTTCAcgtgaattgaattgaatttgaattgaattgaatcgtgtgtgtctgtgtgtgataTGTGATCTTCGCAAGTGAAACAAGAATAATCAGTACAATTTGTGTTCTTATGCATAATTTCAAGTCAATTAGGAATTtactaataaaaaaataaaatatattgcaatgtttgaaaagtttcaaaaatctaGTGATATCAATAAATTCTTGTACATTATTGGACTCAACACTGTGTCACCTGTGGCATCGAACGCAACTTGTTTTACGGATCAAACATCTGTCATATTCTATTGTTAACGACCCCCTAAATCACATTTTAATTGCCCATTTCAGAGGTGATGAACAATTTTCTCTAACCAttgtttttctctctctctctctccctccaATATAGCAAGAACTTAGCAAAGACCAGTTGAAAGGTATATTTACGAGCGTCAAACCTACGTCCAACAAGTACCTGATTTCGACAGTTTGCCCTCCAAGTTCCTCGCCTACGTCCCAGCCAGCAAGCCAGCCAGCCAGATAGAACCCTCGGGGAAGAATAACAATACCAGCAGTAAGGGAGGGAGAAGCAACatgtgtgtgacaaaaaatattaattggaAAGGCGAAAAATATGTGACTCGTGGTTTCGCACTTGGCACAGGTCGACCGGAGCAGCAGAAATTCTTCGGAAAATcgagagcgaaaaaaaaaacgctagtGTAAATGTgggataaaaataaaatgtgCTGCAGAGAAATAAGACTGAATAAAATTCCCGACAAGAAGTGAGCCGCTTATGATAAAGTGCCGTGAGTTCTGGTGCCGGTGAGAAAGTCTACCGGTGTGAGGTACGCGGTGTGTTGTGATCTGATGTAAAACAAGaaggagaaagaaagaaataaaaaatcaccGCGATCATGGGGGAGGTGATATGTGGTGTGAAAAACAAGCAGAATTTTCAATGCTGGACGCAGCTGTGATTTTCAGAATTGACTGGTAGTCGAACGTGTGCTTGCTGCTTCTTGACCTTAGAGGGTTCATTTTCGAAGGGtactggttggttggttggttggttggctggctggctggaagAGGATATCACCAAAATAGAGTGATTCATCCCGGCTATTTATCAAACTCTGACTAGCGTGACGGTTCTGGGCATGTTGCAGGAGTTGAGTGTTGTTTAGTTTTCCTTACAAATGTTACTAGAAACCGAAATACTTTTCCGACTTGTCTTAGTTCGGTTGCGAAAACATATTCTTTTTCCTATTGCCGTCCCAAACATGTTATCCTTGAAAAATCATACCCGATTTCTGGAAAAATTCTTCCGGATTATTTTGCAACACTCAGATCTACCTGTACCTGCCTATCCTCGCACAGCTCTGTAAGTTCTTAGAGTGATCAATCCCATTTTATTTCATTCTTCCGTCTCGGCGTGCCTCGAAACTTCAACGACCATCCTGGACTGCATGCAGTACTGAAAGATGCTTTCGATGCATTTGATTCGGACAAAGTGGGCAGCATTTCCACGGACGTGGTCGGTACCATTTTGGAACTGCTGGGACACAAGCTGAACGAAGAGGAACTAGAAGATGTGATTGATGAGTACGACGAGGATGAGTCAGGCCAGCTGGAGTTCAACGAGTTCGTACAGCTGGCGTCGAACTACGTGGAACCAGAAGAGGACTACGATGCACTGCGGAAGGAGCTTCGAGAGGTCTTCATGATGTATGATAAAGAAGGTGGGTGAGATGTAATGTTTAGTTGGttattagaaacaaattttttgttaCTGAATATCGCTGTGACTTGTTTATTTGATGGAGACGGGATCTTATTGTTATCCAGTGAAATACGGGGAGTCAGTTGTTTACTTTCGTCTATTGATTTGGCAGTTACAGGAAACatgcacacttaaattggattaccaaTCCAAAAATAACATAATCTAGTAAAAATAACATTTAATCACAACCTTATGGTACTGCTGTTAACAGATAtttatttgtgctgatatatctgTAGGATAAGTATGTTCGGTTATTCGACTGTtctaaactcgtcaaaagatgaaaaaactaCCAAAATGATGTTTAGTGTGTAGGCTCCGTTTCAGAAGAACTGGTGGTGTTAGAGGTCTGTGTAGAGGATGAACCGTTATCCTAGGGTAGATGTCTTTTCCTGCAGTTTATCACAgtccttaccgtagtgaacaactttttgacaatattggtATGTAGCTATCTAATTGTAATAGGTGACAAACGATTTCCACACActtaaaaatccctgtgattttacatcttataagatgcacataaatggagcgtcgctgttcacgcaaatttacgtggaagaacattcaatattgtgtctaaaactccatgacatgaaattcattgaaataaaaaaaaacactgatagtaaccgccgcgacttaaaccgaaaatcattggatcgcaagtacgtctgttaatcgactgaaccacagaagcatgcatctgcttggctggtgaaaggtgcatttaaattcatacagtcacacctgctagcagaacgcaagttacagtcgaaaccagtaaaattcaagctaatctaacattaagtcattacaaaaaaaaatttccgtcatttaacaaattaggtctttatgaattacatcgtatgagggattaagtcacctgtaaaattcaaatttttttggagtgaaCGGAATGTTTGTGTCCTAACTTAACCTAAAGTCACACGTAATGGTATAACCGTCTTTGAGCGCACGGGGACACAGTTTATTGAATAGatttattgaataaataaacgatataaattaaattaatttattGATAGCGACTGAAGGAAGATCACACACACGCATTTCTACAACATTATCTTACATATAAACTGTAGTTATTGGCTTTAGCGAATTGGAGTGCTTTTAACTTTGTATAAAACTAAAATTAtactatttttacgtttcgtctctgactcatcagtgcagagcagtccaCATGGAACTGCTTAAAACTAAACTCGGCAGCTAAATTTGAAtctctaagcagacgtaaagtttctgccatttgcagaacaatttaattttgaaacggAGAGCGATGTCTTTCCTTCAATTTAGGATCtatatgcatttgctccttaagcaaactttTAAGTTCTTtctgcatttatttatttatttattcatttattcattgggagcagggaaaagcccggtggatatgaaatttggcaatctctctctccagcaggcataaaacctcctcatcttttgtatcaacagattggaatgatccaacagatacattttgacccaacactacaattaaaactaacggttaaaactaaatttataacactataactagttggTGACACCAAGCGTAACAGGTCAGTAATAGTGCTCTTACTTAGAAGgtgagagagagaggagaaaagtggTTAGGTAAATTGaatacaagggttggtggagggggtGCTAAACTAACGtaaacgaacgacggggtttgaatcagcatgtagatctaattagttatcaaaaagatggtaGAAGACAGAAAATacgacgaggttagaatcggcatgtagatctaattagtgataaaaACTATAAGGagcagccccatggggttgttcgagccgttgatgtggaacaaggcaaccaaaatgtctgatgatctacaatcaaacagttcaatcaatagtcacacttttgaatccgcaattgcacgagactctgattagattgatcttgattaggaaccaacaccgaacattgtttgtcttgatttgtatttgttttatagcctacGAAACTACACCAAtaacccaaatgtatgcaattatttcaatatttaagcttctcttctccaagcttgtgttcaagttttgtatgcaagaagttatttttatagcatcaagtttctaccattctgcgattacgGTTGAAgcggtaaactttttctcattatcaatcgagttcatcttatataaattagaaaaataatcttaagcactcaaaatttatcctgggaaagttgcacatttcacaggcgaaacgacataacatggaatttcatcggagcttgcatgacacaagatcagagcataccaattaaagcttcaaattgttttatggtACTTTTTGtcgtgctgtctagcaacaaccaacctctagcatgctacgcgtaggactgaaacgttagctataatttggcttctatttatagattcgcgcgcttccaacagcttcgcgtttgcatcaattgaccaatcagagcgatgctttcctttTGATatttcgcttactccttcaaaaccgtcgtctatggcagggaaatccgatatgccggagatttgttgcagacaaaataggacaatgCTCGCAAATAAtctaaatttcaatcatttatgattgaaaatacgtggcttgatacattcaaatcgaatcttagaaatatttccaatcaaatgatgaaataatattaataattgatgcaaaatatactgagctgtaactgtttcaaacctgaccacattcctacgtgtattttttcttgcgtttctgatttgcacccctatatagaaaatgaagatgtgttccacatcaaaaatggatggtggaagacagaaaaaaagaggaaataacgaccaggttaatttaggcgagcgaatctagttagtttcaaatgaagatgCTGGAAACACGGAATAggggttgaatgaaaataaaatactaACGGTTCCAGACAAATCCTAATCTGATAGGGTactatgaaacaatcgtttaatcatgtttcgagataaatgaaagtcgaagacattggaacagttgttgaaggttcggcacatactggagaacGGCTCATTATTACCATAATTTGTACTTGCAACAGGTAATCTCAAAAAGGGACGGGAACGTAGATTGcgtcgatgaatgtcgagattaatcaactgcaggagttcgggacaatcgatacgtgattgaagCAAATCAGCAACGAAAGTTGTCTTAAAGACATTCCGATGAACGAATAACCGATCAAGATCAATAAGCTTACAGCGATTTATGCAACTAGGAAGATTAGTAGGATCTCTCCATGGTAGGTTACGCACGgcaaatctaacaaatttatgttgaatagcttcgatccgatctatgtcgatttgataatggggtcaccagacaacagctgaatattcatGCGTCGAGCGGActagagcacaatataatgctttaagacaatgtacattgacaaagctcttggtaatgcgaaagacgaaacctaaaagCTTGGAGGCCTTGAAGATCACATAAtcgatatgacttttgaaattcaactTAGTATCAAGAACGATATCTAAATCTTTAACGGTATAATCTGCGAAATGTTATAGTCGTAGCTAAATAGCGAGTGTTTGCGAGTAAACGACGGAACGGAACTTTTCGAGGCATTTAAGACGGTTCTATTGTCGTTACACCAGTTCACGAATGATTCAAGCTGTGACTGTAAAAATATAGTGTCGTCGGGCGATCTTACTAGATGATTTAGCTTAAAATCATCTGCGAAAGATAGTTTGTGGCGTTTCAATagaaagttgagatcattgagatagagcaagaataaaaatggtcccaagtgactgccttgagggactccagaacCTACAGCAAACGATGTTGTAGTGCATTCACCGGTTTTCCCTAACATTTCTCGACCAATAAGATATGATTGAAGCCAGTTGAGTAAAGATCCACTGAATCCAAGTTTTTCGAGTTTAGCAAATGCAATTTGGTGGTTTATCCTATCGAAGGTTGCGGAGAAATTCGTATAAATAGCGTCAACTGAAAGGCGCGCTTGTAGAGATCGAATTATAAAAGATGTATAAGACAATAAGTTCGTTGTAGttgatcgttttggcataaaaccgtgttgtgtTTCCGAGATGTAGTTATTGCAGTTATGCTTGATGAAGTCTAGAACTATATGTTCAAGTAACTTAGACACAGCGCAAAGTGCGGCTATCCCACGATAATTAGATACATCAGCTTTATTTCCCTTCTTGAAAacaggaaaaatatatcatgtTTTCCAAATATCCGGAAAAGTTCCTGAGTTGAGTGAGATATTAAACAGCATCGACAGTGAAATCAGAAGGCTGTTCGAGCACTTTTTCAATATCAAAGAAGTAATACTACCAtcacagttcgtgctcgcatctcacacgacgcagtcgaaaatcatttacgatcgaaacaacagaaacaaagacaatacagtacacTTAACAATAGACtctacggaatggtcaaatacgatttaacaaagccggaatcttgctttacaagaccaaattcaatttgtaattgcaattgtagtttcaagcgttgcaaagttagaccagcaacaaatgaaattgaaatcttacttagagAACAAATGcttctagacgctaataaagtaTCTGAgactcaattcaacaaggcgtctaactgtgtgtacattatgtttaaacgtggaagcgatgcaattgcattcgcttcggttaacaacgaggtgcacagtgttgagtgtgataacattgaatacaaaatccctgtgcacatggtggacaatgccatagaagtacgcgtgcatgacctccccccccgcaggtcaccgatcagtacgttcgggagaatatgtcgcggtaCGGTGAAATGCTTTCCatagaaagggaagtatggcggaattttttccccggtatccggaatggcgtgcgagtggtacgtatgcatctacgtgagccaattccatcttacatcatttgtggtcaaggtgggacacatccgtgtaaaacgctgattacctacgaaaatcagctggttacatgccagttttgtgaacaacctgcacactacggtaaaccttgcaccgaaactgcggaaaggacatcttcaaccaaagacaaggtcaaccgttcaacaatggaaactagtgagcgcagtactcctgtttcaccatcaaaccaaccagcagctgcaaccaatgtacaacaaggcgcatctacggcaactagcaacgagctcaagactgcgaacatcaaggaaaacgaaaagaacacggaaatcaacaacaaaaccaccgatgcggcaatggatgacgagacgagtcacgaacaaagtgcccctcaaccctcgcaggagggaaatggaagctcctctcctcctagaaaaagagtgacaacgagatccacttcaaaaaatacactatataaaaaatcggctaattcgaccacgtaaagcttgtacgcaaataggtctgaataaaaataccttttaaataaataaaaaaaaaagtaataccATCAGGCCCAACGTTAGAAGATAGTTTCATTTTAGTACACGCTTTCTCAATCATAGCTGTCGTTATGGTCGGATGGGGGCCGATCGGGGAACGGCGAGGAACATTAATTATAGCTTTGGAAATCTGATCATTCGATAAGGTTTCATCAGAGAATACATTGCTGAAATGTGATTTAAATAGGTTACAAATGTCTTTTCGTTCACGTAGTTCTAGAAGCTTTTAGggttgatttttaaattattttgtacaCGAAGGAGATGGGAATGAAATAACATTTTGTTCAGTCGCTTATAAATATTGTTAAGGAATATATAATAAGAACTCAATTGGAGCGAAGTATGCTTCGATAGTTTTTCTTAGAGCAGAACATTTAGCACGCTTATAATGTTTTAGGGTCAGATTGCACCATGGGGGATGGACAGATTCACGTCGAATGTGTTTGGGTACAAATTGATCGATAGCATACGAAActatatgggaccataacatAGCAATGGAATCGCAATCGCCATTAATAAACAGGCTTCTCCAGTTTAGCGACAGCAAAAACTGATTCATTGCCTTGAAATGTCCTCTCTTGAAATTGTAATATGTGCCATCAGAAATGTTATGAAAAACGGTATGCGTGTATGCAGGTATAGTGATTTGGAGAGGAGGGTGACGACGACCCATTTTAACCAGTGGCGAAGGAGCGATGGCTATGGAACAAGTACTCGACAATTCATAATTGGCGAAACAAAGATCCAGAAGGCGATTATTGCTGTTATAGTTATCATTTAGCTGAACTAAACCTGCAGTGTTGTAATCGTCCAGGAGTCGTAATGTAGTATGCGTTTTAGAAGAACATGAAGCATCCGGATAAAGATATTTACAAGAACCGCGAGTCCATTTAATACCAGGTTGGTTGAAATCACCTGAGATCATAATTTTGTCATTTAAGCTCAATTTATCGCTTATTAATGAAAGAGAACTTAAGTGTTGTTTCACGCGATCAGGCGGAAAGTAAAGCACACAAATGTACAATGTAAAGTGTGTGAACGAAAGAGCGACCCAAACTAGCTCAACATTTTCACAGTTTGAGAGAGACACCAAGCGAGAATTGAATTTGGAGCGACAGGCAATGAGAATACCACCGCCgctctttttcaaactgttttcgTCGTAGCGATCAAGTCGGTATACGGAGTAGGAATTGCTAAAAATCTGCCTGGTTAAAGTGTTGTCATTTAACCAGGTTTCGGTAAAAGCATAGATATCATACGCAGCATCAAAGCAGGCCAGATAATAGTCCACGAGAGAACGGTTCATTCCCCCAATCTTCTGATAATAGGTGCTCAGAccagtgcacagtggggaaaaatagaCCAAAagcgcgacgatttttttggaggcatgatacagctgaccacaaagcacttttttgtgtaaaatggtcagtaaaatcgattccatgtacttagaaggaccgcacgaaacgctatcatgttcattttaccccaaattccctttttatactgcgtTGTATttaagcttaactatataacatgaaaccgaagaacttgcagaagagcgaatagagtgtttccgatgcAAAAAAgtgtaacaaatcgattgcatatagttttattgacagcagaaaactctcagtaccgttttaccccatttctttacTAGTTATAAtactcagttgaaatatgatctacaatccaaaagcagatccaatacgatctatcaatattggttcatactacgtgcaaaacatctgtgatccaattaaacacattgtgaatgacagtactagcctgtttactccgttttaccccaatttatatcataagtcgtatttctggttaaactttctttcgcataccgaaagcaggatgattgcggttgatgaaaatcgatttatattacgaactattttccaaatgtggagcaaaatcttaagactcagttaaaagataaattggggtaaaacggtataacaagattcatgcGGCCATTGAATTCATCcgtaatcttatttttagggctttccgcaatcagcctgcttacgGTATGCAGAAGAACGTTTAACCAGAAAAACTACTTATGAaatgaattggggtaaaacgggttagatAGGCGGTAAACGGGTTagattcccattgtgtttgattggattacagatgttttgtacgtgatatgaaccaatattggcagttcatattggatctgtttcgggattgtaaatctgaattctacataaaattatatctgtgggaaaattggggtaaaacgatgtagcacgacgtatgcgatcatggagactatctgttaattattattcgaggttatatgcgaaacatagaactgtcttgtttaaccaatattggtccaaacaccgatcactagaactttttttttctgtaaatccatggaagaagatgactgggggtaaaacagaatagttatttgtggtcaatcttattaaaaacaatccatttatataacttatgaacatatcagaaataccttccgattggtcgaattgaattttttcctgagtttcacagttagttttcgaagtaaagtcagaaaaaagaggaatcggagcaaaacgggcatgatagtgaattttacggatcttctaactatcataaatcgattctacggaaaaatttgcataagaaatactaactttgaaaatatttgcttaggttCTTATAAagttattgagcaaagtcgcgtttttgatcgttttttccccactgtgcagtgTCTCTGTTAATGCATGAAACGGTGTCGGCGAAAGAGGGTACAACAAGGGTGTGCGCGGGTGAGGGGTTAGACGAGTGAGTTCTTGTAtccgttcgctttcacatctcatccaagtcagttgataaaacaaaaccgcttacgttggagaCGGAAGaagccaagtacagtattgtgtagtgaacacctcgaaatgagtgaaccaaacgaaccaaAGCAACCGCCACTACGAAAGAAtttaattattgttgacttcaggcagtgcaaaattcgacctttgatacgagaacttgaaggtttgcttaaagagcaaatgcatcttgacattaaacgtgtgcatttacttcaatgcaacaagacaaataatgttatttacatccagttttatacagAGTTAGATGCAATtcgattcgcaaaagacaataacaatgtgcactatgtggaacacgaaaacattaagtacaacattccagtatatatgaaagattgcac comes from Malaya genurostris strain Urasoe2022 chromosome 3, Malgen_1.1, whole genome shotgun sequence and encodes:
- the LOC131435646 gene encoding troponin C, isoallergen Bla g 6.0101-like isoform X2, coding for MENKGQELSKDQLKVLKDAFDAFDSDKVGSISTDVVGTILELLGHKLNEEELEDVIDEYDEDESGQLEFNEFVQLASNYVEPEEDYDALRKELREVFMMYDKEAKGFIPVDAFKQILRELDGAVPEEELDDIVDEIDADGSGTVDFEEFMEVMTDRDPDKD
- the LOC131435646 gene encoding troponin C, isoallergen Bla g 6.0101-like isoform X1 produces the protein MENKGQELSKDQLKVLKDAFDAFDSDKVGSISTDVVGTILELLGHKLNEEELEDVIDEYDEDESGQLEFNEFVQLASNYVEPEEDYDALRKELREVFMMYDKEAKGFIPVDAFKQILRELDGAVPEEELDDIVDEIDADGSGTVDFEEFMEVMTALKMIRQHNNFH
- the LOC131435646 gene encoding troponin C, isoallergen Bla g 6.0101-like isoform X3 produces the protein MENKGQELSKDQLKVLKDAFDAFDSDKVGSISTDVVGTILELLGHKLNEEELEDVIDEYDEDESGQLEFNEFVQLASNYVEPEEDYDALRKELREVFMMYDKEAKGFIPVDAFKQILRELDGAVPEEELDDIVDEIDADGSGTVDFEEFMEVMTG